Proteins from a genomic interval of Pseudomonas sp. RC10:
- a CDS encoding ArsC family reductase encodes MADKQLHLYGIKACDTMKKARTWLDEKSVNYDFHDYKTLGIDREHLTQWCNEHGWQTLLNRAGTTFRKLDDSQKADIDQNKAIELMLAQPSMIKRPVLDLGDKTLIGFKPELYAAAIAEQAV; translated from the coding sequence ATGGCTGACAAACAGTTGCACCTGTACGGGATCAAGGCCTGCGACACCATGAAAAAGGCGCGCACCTGGCTCGATGAAAAATCGGTGAACTACGATTTCCACGACTACAAGACGCTGGGCATCGACCGTGAACACTTGACTCAGTGGTGCAACGAGCACGGCTGGCAGACGCTGTTGAATCGCGCCGGCACGACCTTTCGCAAACTGGACGACTCGCAAAAAGCCGACATCGACCAGAACAAGGCGATCGAACTGATGCTCGCGCAACCGTCGATGATCAAGCGCCCGGTGCTCGATCTTGGCGACAAGACCCTGATTGGCTTCAAACCCGAACTGTACGCAGCGGCTATCGCCGAACAGGCGGTGTGA
- the dapD gene encoding 2,3,4,5-tetrahydropyridine-2,6-dicarboxylate N-succinyltransferase, producing the protein MSTSLFSLAFGVGTQNRQGTWLEVFYALPLLNPSAEIVAAVAPILGYTGGNQAIAFNTDLASKLADALKSVDAAQAALLTRLAESHKPLVATVLAEDAALTSTPEAYLKLHLLSHRLVKPHGLSLAGVFPLLPNVAWTSQGAIDLGELPQRQLEARLKGELLEVFSVDKFPKMTDYVVPAGVRIADTARVRLGAYIGEGTTVMHEGFVNFNGGTEGPGMIEGRVSAGVFVGKGSDLGGGCSTMGTLSGGGNIIIKVGEGCLIGANAGIGIPLGDRNTVEAGLYITAGTKVALLDEKNELVKVLKARDLAGQPDLLFRRNSQTGAVECKSHKSAIELNEALHAHN; encoded by the coding sequence ATGTCCACTTCCCTGTTCAGCCTGGCCTTCGGCGTCGGCACTCAAAATCGTCAAGGCACCTGGCTGGAAGTTTTCTACGCCCTGCCTCTGCTCAACCCGTCGGCTGAAATCGTTGCCGCCGTGGCGCCAATCCTGGGTTACACCGGTGGCAATCAGGCCATCGCTTTCAACACCGATCTGGCCTCCAAACTGGCGGATGCGCTGAAATCGGTCGACGCCGCTCAAGCCGCGCTGCTGACACGTCTGGCCGAGAGCCACAAGCCGCTGGTCGCCACGGTACTGGCTGAAGACGCCGCACTGACTTCCACGCCTGAGGCCTACCTCAAGCTGCACCTGCTGTCCCATCGTCTGGTCAAGCCACACGGCCTGAGCCTGGCAGGCGTGTTCCCGTTGCTGCCGAACGTGGCATGGACCAGCCAGGGCGCCATCGACCTGGGCGAACTGCCCCAGCGTCAACTGGAAGCCCGCCTGAAAGGCGAGCTGCTGGAAGTGTTCTCCGTCGACAAATTCCCGAAAATGACCGACTACGTCGTGCCGGCTGGCGTGCGCATCGCTGACACCGCACGTGTGCGTCTGGGCGCTTACATCGGCGAAGGCACCACCGTGATGCACGAAGGCTTCGTCAACTTCAACGGCGGCACCGAAGGCCCGGGCATGATCGAAGGCCGTGTGTCGGCTGGCGTATTCGTCGGCAAGGGTTCGGACCTGGGCGGCGGTTGCTCCACCATGGGCACCCTGTCCGGTGGCGGCAACATCATCATCAAGGTCGGTGAAGGCTGCCTGATCGGCGCCAACGCCGGTATCGGCATTCCGCTGGGCGACCGCAACACCGTGGAAGCCGGTCTGTACATCACCGCAGGCACTAAAGTCGCGCTGCTGGATGAGAAGAACGAGCTGGTCAAGGTCCTCAAGGCCCGTGACCTGGCGGGTCAACCTGACCTGCTGTTCCGTCGCAACTCGCAAACCGGCGCCGTGGAATGCAAATCCCACAAGTCGGCCATCGAGCTGAACGAAGCGCTGCACGCTCACAACTGA